The Takifugu flavidus isolate HTHZ2018 chromosome 17, ASM371156v2, whole genome shotgun sequence genome contains a region encoding:
- the LOC130513478 gene encoding very-long-chain enoyl-CoA reductase-like, which yields MRMESLCAAYVYRAWSFPQRQKRQYSHMNRSTFFEVKVLDAKTKQQLCFLEKVEPSSTVGNIKSLLHKSYPHWYPARQALKLHPKKKLLRDDEILKNLLVGTTVTIYFRDLGPQIGWTMVFFAECIGPLVSYLLFYFRVPFIYSDRYSSTVSPHHVVTLACACHTFHYVKRLMETIFVHRFTRGTMPLRSIVKNCAYYWGFSAWCAYCINHPLYTPPSYGELQVNCALVVFVLCELGNFSSHLTLSGLRGNGPRSQCFPVPSKNPFTWLFFLVSCPNYTYEAGAWVSFTIMTQCLPVAFYTLMAFIQMTIWAKGKHRAYSTEFKDYPSLRMAIIPLIL from the exons ATGAGGATGGAGAGTTTGTGTGCTGCCTATGTTTATAGGGCCTGGTCCTTCCCTCAAAGACAAAAGAGACAATACAGCCACATGAATCGGAGCACCTTCTTTGAG gtgAAGGTCCTGGATGCCAAGACCAAACAACAGCTTTGTTTTTTGGAAAAG GTGGAACCTTCTTCAACTGTTGGAAACATCAAAAGTCTTTTGCACAAATCAT ATCCTCACTGGTATCCAGCACGACAAGCACTGAAACTTCATCCTA aaAAGAAATTACTGAGAGATGATGAAATCTTAAAGAATCTACTGGTTGGGACCACTGTCACAATTTATTTCAGAGATCTTGGACCACAGATAGGCTGGACGATG GTCTTTTTTGCAGAGTGCATCGGGCCTCTTGTCAGCtatcttctgttttattttcgAGTCCCGTTCATTTACTCAGACAGATATTCCTCAACAGTGAGTCCTCATCATGTTGTCAC ATTGGCTTGTGCTTGTCATACTTTCCATTACGTGAAGAGATTGATGGAGACTATATTCGTGCATCGCTTTACCCGTGGGACCATGCCTCTCAGATCAATAGTCAAA AACTGTGCCTATTACTGGGGTTTCTCTGCTTGGTGTGCTTACTGTATTAATCACCCTCTGTATACACCTCCAT CATACGGAGAACTACAAGTGAACTGTGCATTAGTCGTCTTTGTG CTGTGCGAATTAGGCaatttctcctcacatcttACCCTTAGTGGACTCAGAGGAAATG GTCCAAGGAGCCAGTGCTTTCCTGTGCCAAGTAAAAACCCATTTACATGGCTATTTTTCCTTGTGTCATGTCCAAATTACACATATGAG GCTGGAGCTTGGGTGAGCTTTACCATTATGACCCAGTGTCTTCCAG tgGCATTTTATACATTAATGGCATTCATCCAAATGACTATATGGGCCAAAGGGAAGCACCGAGCATACAGCACAGAGTTCAAGGATTATCCAAGCCTGAGGATGGCCATTATCCCCCTGATTCTTTGA
- the LOC130513518 gene encoding histone H3 yields MARTKQTARKSTGGKAPRKQLATKAARKSAPATGGVKKPHRYRPGTVALREIRRYQKSTELLIRKLPFQRLVREIAQDFKTDLRFQSSAVMALQEASEAYLVGLFEDTNLCAIHAKRVTIMPKDIQLARRIRGERA; encoded by the coding sequence ATGGCCAGAACCAAGCAGACCGCCCGTAAATCCACCGGAGGAAAAGCGCCCAGGAAGCAGCTGGCCACCAAGGCTGCCAGGAAGAGCGCCCCGGCCACCGGCGGAGTGAAGAAGCCTCACCGTTACAGGCCTGGGACCGTGGCTCTCAGGGAGATCCGTCGCTACCAGAAATCCACCGAGCTGCTCATCCGCAAGCTGCCCTTCCAGCGCCTGGTGAGGGAGATCGCTCAGGACTTCAAGACCGACCTGCGCTTCCAGAGCTCGGCTGTCATGGCTCTGCAGGAGGCTAGCGAGGCCTACCTGGTGGGTCTCTTCGAGGACACCAACCTGTGCGCCATCCACGCCAAGAGGGTCACCATCATGCCCAAAGATATTCAGCTGGCCCGTCGTATCCGCGGAGAGAGAGCTTAA
- the LOC130513522 gene encoding histone H2A: MSGRGKTGGKARAKAKTRSSRAGLQFPVGRVHRLLRKGNYAERVGAGAPVYLAAVLEYLTAEILELAGNAARDNKKTRIIPRHLQLAVRNDEELNKLLGGVTIAQGGVLPNIQAVLLPKKTEKAK, encoded by the coding sequence ATGAGTGGTCGAGGAAAAACCGGTGGCAAAGCCCGAGCTAAGGCCAAGACTCGCTCTTCTCGGGCCGGGCTCCAGTTCCCAGTGGGCCGTGTTCACAGGCTGCTCCGCAAGGGCAACTATGCTGAGCGCGTTGGCGCTGGCGCTCCTGTGTACCTGGCCGCTGTGCTGGAGTATCTGACGGCTGAGATCCTGGAGTTGGCAGGAAACGCTGCCCGCGACAACAAGAAGACTCGTATCATCCCCCGCCACCTGCAGCTGGCTGTGCGCAACGACGAGGAGCTGAAcaagctgctgggaggagtgACGATCGCTCAGGGCGGCGTGTTGCCCAACATCCAGGCTGTTCTGCTGCCCAAGAAGACCGAGAAGGCCAAATAA
- the LOC130513505 gene encoding histone H1-like, with amino-acid sequence MGEEAPAPAAPAKAAKKKATKVKRSGPSISELILKAVSASKERNGVSLAALKKNLAADGYDVEKNKARVKIAVRGLVTKGTLVQTKGTGASGSFKMNKKAAEPKAKKPAAKKATPKAKKPAAKKAAPKAKKPKAAAAAKKPAASKKSPKKAPAKKVAKSPKKVNRSPKKVTKKAPAAKKAPAKKAPAKPKAKKAAPKKK; translated from the coding sequence ATGGGAGAAGAAGCgccagcaccagccgctccggCGAAAGCCGCAAAGAAGAAGGCTACCAAAGTGAAGAGATCGGGCCCGAGCATCAGCGAGCTCATCCTGAAGGCCGTGTCCGCATCCAAGGAACGCAACGGCGTGTCTCTGGCCGCCCTGAAGAAGAATCTGGCAGCCGACGGGTACGATGTGGAGAAGAACAAGGCCCGTGTCAAGATCGCCGTCCGGGGCTTGGTGACCAAGGGGACTCTGGTCCAGACTAAGGGCACCGGAGCCTCTGGCTCTTTCAAGATGAACAAGAAAGCAGCAGAACCAAAAGCCAAGAAGCCCGCGGCCAAGAAGGCAACCCCGAAAGCCAAGAAGCCCGCGGCCAAGAAGGCGGCCCCAAAAGCCAAGAAGCCTaaagcggcagcagcagccaagaaGCCCGCAGCCAGCAAGAAGTCTCCAAAGAAGGCTCCAGCGAAGAAAGTTGCAAAAAGCCCCAAGAAGGTGAACAGAAGTCCCAAGAAAGTGACAAAGAAGGCACCTGCAGCCAAGAAAGCTCCAGCAAAGAAGGCTCCAGCCAAGCCTAAAGCCAAGAAGGCAGCACCCAAGAAGAAGTAA
- the LOC130513537 gene encoding histone H4, protein MSGRGKGGKGLGKGGAKRHRKVLRDNIQGITKPAIRRLARRGGVKRISGLIYEETRGVLKVFLENVIRDAVTYTEHAKRKTVTAMDVVYALKRQGRTLYGFGG, encoded by the coding sequence ATGTCTGgaagaggaaagggaggaaaaggtcTCGGCAAAGGAGGAGCCAAGCGGCACCGAAAGGTTCTCCGTGATAACATCCAGGGAATCACCAAACCAGCCATCCGCCGTCTGGCTCGCCGCGGTGGTGTGAAGCGAATCTCTGGGCTGATCTACGAGGAGACCCGTGGTGTGCTGAAAGTGTTTTTGGAGAATGTGATCCGTGACGCCGTCACCTACACCGAGCACGCCAAGAGGAAGACCGTCACCGCCATGGACGTGGTCTATGCTCTAAAGAGGCAGGGACGCACTCTTTACGGCTTCGGAGGTTAA
- the LOC130513492 gene encoding histone H1-like — protein MVRLSAVLSRGLVTSLRQRSTKMGEEAPAPAAPAKAAKKKATKVKRSGPSISELILKAVSASKERNGVSLAALKKNLAADGYDVEKNKARVKIAVRGLVTKGTLVQTKGTGASGSFKMNKKAAEPKAKKPAAKKAAPKAKKPAAKKAAPKAKKTKAAAAAKKPAASKKSPKKAPAKKVAKSPKKVNRSPKKVTKKAPAAKKAPAKKAPAKPKAKKAAPKKK, from the coding sequence ATGGTGCGTTTAAGTGCAGTTTTGTCCCGCGGACTCGTCACCTCATTGAGACAACGATCGACGAAGATGGGAGAAGAAGCgccagcaccagccgctccggCGAAAGCCGCAAAGAAGAAGGCTACCAAAGTGAAGAGATCGGGCCCGAGCATCAGCGAGCTCATCCTGAAGGCCGTGTCCGCATCCAAGGAACGCAACGGCGTGTCTCTGGCCGCCCTGAAGAAGAATCTGGCAGCCGACGGGTACGATGTGGAGAAGAACAAGGCCCGTGTCAAGATCGCCGTCAGGGGCTTGGTGACCAAGGGGACTCTGGTCCAGACTAAGGGCACCGGAGCCTCTGGCTCTTTCAAGATGAACAAGAAAGCGGCGGAACCAAAAGCCAAAAAGCCCGCGGCCAAGAAGGCAGCCCCGAAAGCCAAGAAACCCGCGGCCAAGAAGGCAGCCCCAAAAGCCAAGAAGACTaaagcggcagcagcagccaagaaGCCCGCAGCCAGCAAGAAGTCTCCAAAGAAGGCTCCAGCGAAGAAAGTCGCAAAAAGCCCCAAGAAGGTGAACAGAAGTCCCAAGAAAGTGACGAAGAAGGCACCTGCAGCCAAGAAAGCTCCAGCAAAGAAGGCTCCGGCCAAGCCTAAAGCCAAGAAGGCAGCACCCAAGAAGAAGTAA
- the LOC130513524 gene encoding histone H2A, which translates to MSGRGKTGGKARAKAKTRSSRAGLQFPVGRVHRLLRKGNYAERVGAGAPVYLAAVLEYLTAEILELAGNAARDNKKTRIIPRHLQLAVRNDEELNKLLGGVTIAQGGVLPNIQAVLLPKKTEKAK; encoded by the coding sequence ATGAGTGGTCGAGGAAAAACCGGCGGCAAAGCCCGAGCTAAGGCCAAGACTCGCTCTTCTCGGGCCGGGCTCCAGTTCCCAGTGGGCCGTGTTCACAGGCTGCTCCGCAAGGGCAACTATGCTGAGCGCGTTGGCGCCGGCGCTCCTGTGTACCTGGCCGCTGTGCTGGAGTATCTGACGGCTGAGATCCTGGAGTTGGCAGGAAACGCTGCCCGCGACAACAAGAAGACTCGTATCATCCCCCGCCACCTGCAGCTGGCTGTGCGCAACGACGAGGAGCTGAAcaagctgctgggaggagtgACGATCGCTCAGGGCGGCGTGTTGCCCAACATCCAGGCTGTCCTGCTGCCCAAGAAGACCGAGAAAGCCAAATAA
- the LOC130513515 gene encoding histone H3: MARTKQTARKSTGGKAPRKQLATKAARKSAPATGGVKKPHRYRPGTVALREIRRYQKSTELLIRKLPFQRLVREIAQDFKTDLRFQSSAVMALQEASEAYLVGLFEDTNLCAIHAKRVTIMPKDIQLARRIRGERA; the protein is encoded by the coding sequence ATGGCCAGAACCAAGCAGACCGCCCGTAAATCCACCGGAGGAAAAGCTCCCAGGAAGCAGCTGGCCACCAAGGCTGCCAGGAAGAGCGCCCCGGCCACCGGCGGAGTGAAGAAGCCTCACCGTTACAGGCCTGGGACCGTGGCTCTCAGGGAGATCCGTCGCTACCAGAAATCCACCGAGCTGCTCATCCGCAAGCTGCCCTTCCAGCGCCTGGTGAGGGAGATCGCTCAGGACTTCAAGACCGACCTGCGCTTCCAGAGCTCGGCTGTCATGGCTCTGCAGGAGGCTAGCGAGGCCTACCTGGTGGGTCTCTTCGAGGACACCAACCTGTGCGCCATCCACGCCAAGAGGGTCACCATCATGCCCAAAGACATCCAGCTGGCCCGTCGTATCCGCGGAGAGAGAGCTTAA
- the LOC130513526 gene encoding histone H2B 1/2-like — protein MPEPAKSAPKKGSKKAVTKTAAKGGKKKRKTRKESYAIYVYKVLKQVHPDTGISSKAMSIMNSFVNDIFERIASEASRLAHYNKRSTITSREIQTAVRLLLPGELAKHAVSEGTKAVTKYTSSK, from the coding sequence ATGCCTGAACCAGCCAAGTCCGCGCCCAAGAAGGGTTCCAAGAAAGCCGTGACCAAGACGGCCGCCAAAGGAggcaagaagaagaggaagaccagGAAGGAGAGCTACGCCATCTACGTGTACAAGGTGCTGAAGCAAGTGCACCCCGACACCGGCATCTCGTCCAAGGCCATGAGCATCATGAACTCGTTCGTCAACGACATCTTTGAGCGCATCGCTTCCGAGGCCTCTCGTCTGGCTCACTACAACAAGCGCTCCACCATCACGTCCAGGGAGATCCAGAccgctgtcaggctgctgctgcccggggAGCTGGCCAAGCACGCTGTGTCTGAGGGCACCAAGGCCGTCACCAAGTACACCAGCTCCAAGTAG
- the LOC130513536 gene encoding histone H4 — MSGRGKGGKGLGKGGAKRHRKVLRDNIQGITKPAIRRLARRGGVKRISGLIYEETRGVLKVFLENVIRDAVTYTEHAKRKTVTAMDVVYALKRQGRTLYGFGG, encoded by the coding sequence ATGTCTGGAAGAGGAAAGGGAGGTAAAGGTCTCGGCAAAGGAGGAGCCAAGCGGCACCGAAAGGTTCTCCGCGATAACATCCAGGGAATCACCAAACCAGCCATCCGCCGTCTGGCTCGTCGCGGTGGTGTGAAGCGAATCTCTGGGCTGATCTACGAGGAGACCCGCGGTGTGCTGAAGGTGTTTCTGGAGAACGTGATCCGTGACGCCGTCACCTACACCGAGCACGCCAAGAGGAAGACCGTCACCGCTATGGACGTGGTCTATGCTCTGAAGAGGCAGGGACGCACTCTGTATGGCTTCGGAGGTTAA